In Eschrichtius robustus isolate mEscRob2 chromosome 11, mEscRob2.pri, whole genome shotgun sequence, the following proteins share a genomic window:
- the LOC137771647 gene encoding lysine-specific demethylase 4D-like gives MKAMKSKSNWAQNPSCRIMVFHPTKEEFNDFDKYIAYMESQGAHRAGVAKIIPPKDWKARQTYDDISDILIAAPLQQVTSGQAGVFTQYHKKKKAMTVGEYHHLANSEKYRTPAHFDFKDLERKYWKTRLYDSPVYGADVSGSLFDQNTEQWNLGHLGTIQDLLEQECGVVIEGVNTPYLYFGMWKTAFAWHTEDMDLYSINYLHFGEPKTWYAVPPEHGRRLERLARELFPGSARGCEAFLRHKVALISPTVLKDNGIPFDRVTQEAGEFIVTFPYGYHSGFNHGFNCAEAINFASPRWIDYGKVASQCSCGEARVAFSMDAFVRILQPERYELWKRGQDRTVVDHTQPTAPDSHVLNAWREVRASRGAALATRHPLHRRALRPRVPVAAGGGTRHRVPVRAVCRRPSPARGSCSAAQFRDAATSTSGEPGPTQPPTPGPSAPDRHPAGRCGPRRRPWEEGTQEPAAPPRAKRRLSLDTDQDPEAQPLPVDAPSPDSAAPLSPGLQHPATASGCGCGPVP, from the coding sequence ATGAAAGCTATGAAGTCTAAGTCGAACTGGGCCCAGAACCCAAGTTGTAGAATAATGGTATTTCATCCAACCAAAGAAGAGTTTAATGATTTCGATAAATACATTGCTTATATGGAATCCCAAGGTGCACACCGAGCAGGCGTGGCCAAGATCATTCCACCCAAGGACTGGAAAGCCAGACAGACCTATGATGATATCAGTGACATCTTAATAGCTGCTCCCCTCCAGCAGGTGACTTCTGGGCAGGCAGGTGTGTTTACTCAATAccacaaaaagaagaaagccatGACCGTGGGTGAGTACCACCACTTAGCAAATAGTGAAAAATACCGGACTCCAGCACACTTTGATTTTAAGGACCTGGAGCGAAAATATTGGAAAACACGCCTCTATGATTCACCAGTATATGGTGCGGACGTCAGTGGCTCCTTATTCGATCAAAACACGGAGCAGTGGAACCTTGGACACCTGGGAACCATTCAGGACCTGCTGGAGCAGGAGTGCGGAGTGGTCATCGAAGGCGTCAACACCCCCTACCTGTACTTCGGCATGTGGAAGACCGCCTTCGCCTGGCACACGGAGGACATGGACCTTTACAGCATCAACTACCTGCACTTCGGGGAGCCCAAGACGTGGTACGCGGTGCCCCCGGAGCACGGCCGGCGCCTGGAACGCCTGGCCAGGGAGCTGTTCCCGGGCAGCGCGCGGGGCTGTGAGGCCTTCCTGCGGCACAAGGTGGCTCTCATCTCGCCCACGGTCCTCAAGGACAACGGCATCCCCTTCGATCGGGTCACTCAGGAGGCTGGAGAGTTCATCGTGACGTTTCCCTATGGCTACCACTCTGGCTTCAACCATGGCTTCAACTGCGCGGAAGCCATCAATTTCGCCTCCCCGCGCTGGATCGATTATGGCAAAGTGGCCTCGCAGTGCAGCTGCGGGGAGGCCCGGGTCGCCTTCTCCATGGACGCCTTCGTGCGCATCCTGCAACCGGAGCGCTACGAGCTGTGGAAACGCGGGCAGGACCGGACCGTGGTGGACCACACGCAGCCCACGGCGCCGGACAGCCACGTCTTGAACGCCTGGAGGGAGGTCCGCGCGTCCCGGGGAGCAGCTCTCGCCACGAGGCACCCCTTGCACCGGCGCGCTCTGCGCCCCCGTGTGCCTGTAGCCGCGGGAGGTGGGACCCGCCACCGAGTCCCTGTGCGTGCTGTGTGCCGGCGCCCCTCGCCGGCCCGGGGTTCTTGCTCTGCCGCCCAGTTCAGGGATGCGGCCACCAGCACCTCCGGGGAGCCCGGCCCGACCCAGCCGCCGACCCCAGGTCCATCCGCCCCAGATCGCCACCCAGCTGGAAGATGTGGCCCTCGTCGTCGTCCTTGGGAAGAGGGCACTCAGGAGCCAGCTGCTCCCCCTAGGGCTAAGAGGAGGCTTTCGTTAGACACAGATCAGGACCCAGAGGCTCAGCCCCTGCCTGTGGATGCACCCTCGCCGGACAGCGCTGCCCCGCTCAGCCCTGGGCTCCAGCATCCCGCCACGGCTTCTGGCTGTGGTTGTGGCCCCGTCCCCTAA